GAACTTTTATGTGTGCAATACATGTGTTCCTGTGTGTGATTGGAAGCGGTGGATTACCATCAAAACTGTTTAATCGAGATCAAGTTGCGGAAATAAAATATGGACGACCGCATCATCATCCGGGGAGCTCGCGAACACAACCTCCAGAACATCGATCTGGACATCCCGCGCAACCAACTTGTTGTTATAACGGGCCTTTCGGGTTCAGGCAAATCGAGTCTGGCATTTGATACTATTTATGCTGAGGGGCAACGCCGGTACATGGAAAGCCTGAGTGCTTATGCACGTCAGTTTCTGGGTATGATGGAGCGCCCTGACCTTGATTTTATCGATGGGCTGTCTCCAGTTATTTCGATTGAGCAAAAGACAGTCAGTCGCAATCCGCGGTCTACGGTTGGCACCGTCACAGAAATATATGATTTCCTGCGACTGTTGTACGCCCGCGCGGCAAAGGCCTATTCCTACCTGTCCGGAGAGGAAATGCGCAAGCAGTCAGACGATGAGATTATTGACCGTATTGCTGCTTTTGAACCAGACCTGCGCGTCATTCTGCTGGCGCCAGTGATCAAGGGCCGCAAGGGGCACTACCGCGAACTGTTCGAGCAGATTGCCAAACAAGGGTTCACCCGGGTGCGTACCGACGGGGAAGTGCGCGAGATCGTGAAAGGCATGAAGCTCGATCGGTATAAGACCCATGACATTGAGGTGGTGATTGATCGGCTGGTGATGAAGGAGGATATGCGGAGCCGCATTAGCCAGTCTGTTGAAGTTGGGCTGGAGATGGGGAACGGCACCATCATCGCTGCCATCGAGCGCAACAAGGGATGGGAAGACCGCCTGTTCAGCCGGCATCTGTACGCAGAGAATGACGGCATTTCGTACGACGACCCATCCCCCAACTCGTTTTCGTTCAACTCGCCTTATGGGGCGTGTTCAGAATGCAATGGGCTTGGCAGTAAAAGAGAACTGGATCCGTTGCTCATTATCCCCGACGACAGAAAGACCATTGCTGAAGGTGCCATCCAGCCGCTCGGGAAACCGCGTGATATCTGGATCTTCAGCCAGCTGCGCGCAGTGGCCAGCGTTTATGGGTTTGATTTCGAAACCCCTTTCAAAAAGCTGACGGATATTCAACGCGCCGTTATTATGGAAGGCGCCGGCGATCAGCAGTTTGACATTACCTACAAGTACAAAAATCGGGAAGTAAACTACAAACACCGCTTTGGTGGGGTGAATCAGCACATCTGGCATACGTACAGCAATACCTCCTCTTCCTCTTCCCGGAAATGGGCTGAAGCGTACATGCGCGAAATGGCCTGCAGCGAATGTGGTGGTGGCCGGCTGCGCAAAGAAAGCCTGGCATACCGCATCGGCGAGAAAAATATTGCTGAACTGGTCGAGATGGACCTGTCCTCTTTGCGGGCCTTTTTTCAAGACCTGCAACTTACCGAGCGGCAGTGGATCATCGCGCGCCCCATCGTAAAAGAGATTCGTGAGCGGCTCGACTTTCTGATCAATGTAGGCGTCGGCTACCTGAGCCTAGATCGCTCAGCCCGGACGTTATCTGGCGGCGAAAGCCAGCGCATTCGATTGGCTACACAAATTGGCACCCAACTCGTTGGTGTACTTTACATCCTGGATGAGCCCAGTATCGGACTGCATCCGCGGGACAATGACAAGTTGATTGCCTCGCTTCGACAACTGCGCGACATGGGCAACTCCGTACTCGTTGTTGAGCACGACCGCGAAATGATCGAGACGGCTGATTTTGTAATTGACCTGGGGCCGGGTGCTGGCGAATATGGCGGACACGTTATCGGCGAGCACGCACCCGAAAAGCTGCCACTCAAAAGAAACGGCCATGAAAGCCTTACTGCAGCCTATTTAACAGGCAAGAAGGGCATCACATTGCCAGCAAAGCGGAATTCGGGCAATGGGCATCAACTGGTGCTCAAAGGAGCTTCCGGACATAATCTAAAAAAAGATACCCTGACCTTGCCGCTCGGCACCTTTACCTGCGTAACGGGGGTATCTGGCTCCGGCAAGTCGTCGTTGATAAATCAGACACTCTACCGGATCCTGGCGAATCATTTTCACAACGCAAAGCGGGTCCCGCTGGCGTACGATACCATTGAAGGGCTTGACCATATTGATAAGGTAATCGATATCGACCAAAGTCCCATTGGCCGGACGCCACGCTCAAACCCTGCTACGTACACAGGGCTGTTCTCGCATATCAGAGACTTGTTTACCCAACTGCCTGAATCCAAAATCAGGGGATATAAACCAGGGCGATTCTCTTTTAATGTGAAAGGCGGGCGCTGTGAAGCGTGCAAGGGTGCCGGAATTGTAAAGCTGGAAATGAATTTCCTGCCGGATGTATACGTGGAGTGTGAGACCTGTAAAGCAAGGCGCTACAATACGGAAACGCTGGAAGTACGCTTTAAAGGGAAATCTATTGCTGATGTGCTTGAAATGCCGGTATCTGAGGCGCTGGAGTTTTTCGAGAACGTCCCCCGTATTGAACGAAAATTACGGACGTTGAATTCCGTTGGCCTTGGATACATCCGTCTTGGGCAGCAAGCGACAACGTTGTCTGGAGGAGAGGCGCAGCGCGTGAAACTCTCCAAAGAACTTTCGCGGCCCGGTACAGGGAAAACGCTGTACATCCTGGATGAGCCAACGACAGGATTGCACTTTGAAGATATCCGGCACCTGCTGAATGTGCTCCGGGCGCTTGTTCAGAAGGGCAATACAGTGCTTGTTATTGAACACAACATGGATGTGGTCAAGGTGGCTGATCACGTCATCGATCTTGGCCCAACTGGGGGCGCTGCCGGCGGATATATTCTCAGCGCCGGCACACCTGAAGAAGTAGCTGCGGCAGATACTTCAACGTCTGTCTATCTCCGAGAAGAGTTGACGCGCTCTGACGTTGAAAAGGCAACGGACGCGGAGCAGCTAGATCTTGAGGCGCTGGCCGGCGACGCAGATGAAGTAGAAGAAGAAGAGCCTGAGCCAGAGGAGGAAGAGGCGTTGGTCGAAAAAGAGTAAAAGACTCCCCTGAATACAAATTAAAAGGGCCTTATCCGCATTGCGGGTAAGGCCCTTTTGGTACAGTTCTTTTGGGGTAGAATAAGCTTATGCAGCTTGCTTCTGTCCGGCCATGGCATTTTTGACCATACTGACGATTGTCATCAGCACGCCGCCGCCTACAGCAGAACCAGCGATGTTGGCAATCAGGCCGCCTTCGCCGCCCAGCATACCTACCAATTCGAGAAGCTGCATGCCGCCGGCGCCACCTAGAATACCAACAACGGTATTCCAAAGTGTACCCAGGCTGAATTTCTTCATTAACATGCCTGCCAGGTTACCGCCCACGCCGCCACTAATCAAACTTGCAATTAAACCTTCTAACATGGTTTAATCCTCCTTATTAGTGAATAATAAAAAATGCGCTACGTC
This window of the Bacteroidota bacterium genome carries:
- the uvrA gene encoding excinuclease ABC subunit UvrA, which translates into the protein MDDRIIIRGAREHNLQNIDLDIPRNQLVVITGLSGSGKSSLAFDTIYAEGQRRYMESLSAYARQFLGMMERPDLDFIDGLSPVISIEQKTVSRNPRSTVGTVTEIYDFLRLLYARAAKAYSYLSGEEMRKQSDDEIIDRIAAFEPDLRVILLAPVIKGRKGHYRELFEQIAKQGFTRVRTDGEVREIVKGMKLDRYKTHDIEVVIDRLVMKEDMRSRISQSVEVGLEMGNGTIIAAIERNKGWEDRLFSRHLYAENDGISYDDPSPNSFSFNSPYGACSECNGLGSKRELDPLLIIPDDRKTIAEGAIQPLGKPRDIWIFSQLRAVASVYGFDFETPFKKLTDIQRAVIMEGAGDQQFDITYKYKNREVNYKHRFGGVNQHIWHTYSNTSSSSSRKWAEAYMREMACSECGGGRLRKESLAYRIGEKNIAELVEMDLSSLRAFFQDLQLTERQWIIARPIVKEIRERLDFLINVGVGYLSLDRSARTLSGGESQRIRLATQIGTQLVGVLYILDEPSIGLHPRDNDKLIASLRQLRDMGNSVLVVEHDREMIETADFVIDLGPGAGEYGGHVIGEHAPEKLPLKRNGHESLTAAYLTGKKGITLPAKRNSGNGHQLVLKGASGHNLKKDTLTLPLGTFTCVTGVSGSGKSSLINQTLYRILANHFHNAKRVPLAYDTIEGLDHIDKVIDIDQSPIGRTPRSNPATYTGLFSHIRDLFTQLPESKIRGYKPGRFSFNVKGGRCEACKGAGIVKLEMNFLPDVYVECETCKARRYNTETLEVRFKGKSIADVLEMPVSEALEFFENVPRIERKLRTLNSVGLGYIRLGQQATTLSGGEAQRVKLSKELSRPGTGKTLYILDEPTTGLHFEDIRHLLNVLRALVQKGNTVLVIEHNMDVVKVADHVIDLGPTGGAAGGYILSAGTPEEVAAADTSTSVYLREELTRSDVEKATDAEQLDLEALAGDADEVEEEEPEPEEEEALVEKE